One genomic window of Ziziphus jujuba cultivar Dongzao chromosome 4, ASM3175591v1 includes the following:
- the LOC107415140 gene encoding COP9 signalosome complex subunit 3 isoform X2 has protein sequence MDSVQALITQIQGLSSSAGDVSRLHSNLKQAEETIFSESARLFSALDQLDPSIHSLGYLYILEACSSGPLTKERAAALVLPISRFINACAVEQIRLAPEKFISVCKRFKDQVMLLEAPMRGVAPLLTAIRKLQTSSEHLTPLHPEFLLLCLLAKCYKTGLSVLHDDISEVDQPRDLFLYCYYGGMICIGQKRFSKALELLHNVVTAPMSTMNAIAVEAYKKYILVSLIHHGQFSTSLPKYTSSVAQRNLKNFCQPYIELANSYGTGKITELQTYVQTNKEKFESDNNLGLVEQVLASMYKRNIQRLTQTYLTLSLEDIANTVQLSSAKEAEMHVLQMIQDGEIYATINQKDGMVRFLEDPEQYKTCEMIEHIDSAIQRIMALSNKLTGMDEQISCDPLYLGKCTGW, from the exons ATGGACTCGGTGCAAGCTCTGATAACGCAAATCCAGGGGTTATCGAGCAGCGCCGGGGACGTCTCACGGCTTCACTCTAATCTGAAGCAAGCCGAGGAGACAATTTTCTCTGAGTCGGCTAGGTTGTTCTCTGCTCTTGATCAACTTGACCCCTCCATTCACTCTCTCGGATATCTCTACATCCT AGAAGCATGCTCATCTGGTCCACTTACAAAAGAACGGGCAGCTGCATTGGTTCTGCCAATTTCCAGATTTATTAATGCTTGTGCTGTGGAGCAGATTCGTTTGGCACCCGAGAAAT TCATATCCGTTTGTAAAAGGTTTAAAGACCAAGTTATGTTGCTTGAAGCTCCGATGCGAGGTGTAGCACCCTTGCTGACAGCTATTAGAAAACTTCAGACATCCTCAGAACATTTGACTCCCTTGCATCctgaatttcttcttctttgtttgttGGCCAAATGCTACAAAACTGGTTTGTCTGTTTTACATGATGACATTTCTGAAGTTGATCAGCCAAGGGATCTTTTCCTCTATTGTTATTATGG GGGAATGATATGCATTGGACAAAAGCGTTTTAGCAAAGCATTGGAGCTTCTAcataat GTTGTAACTGCCCCAATGTCTACTATGAATGCCATAGCAGTTGAAGCATACAAAAAATACATTCTGGTTTCTCTTATTCATCACGGACAA TTCTCTACTAGTCTTCCTAAGTACACTTCTTCTGTAGCTCAGAGAAATCTAAAGAACTTCTGTCAG CCCTACATTGAATTGGCAAATAGCTATGGCACTGGAAAAATTACAGAATTACAGACTTATGTCCAGACAAACAAGGAGAAGTTTGAAAGT GACAACAATCTTGGATTGGTAGAACAAGTTTTAGCTTCCATGTACAAGCGTAACATTCAAAGATTGACTCAAACATACTTGACTCTCTCCCTCGAAGATATAGCCAACACTGTGCAGCTAAGCAGTGCAAAGGAAGCAGAAATGCATGTTCTACAAATG ATCCAAGATGGTGAGATATATGCAACAATTAATCAAAAAGATGGAATGGTTAGATTTCTCGAGGATCCTGAACAATATAAGACCTGTGAGATGATTGAACATATTGACTCGGCAATTCAAAG GATAATGGCACTTTCAAACAAGTTGACTGGTATGGATGAACAAATCTCATGTGATCCATTGTACCTTGGAAAG TGTACAGGTTGGTAG
- the LOC107415140 gene encoding COP9 signalosome complex subunit 3 isoform X1, which produces MDSVQALITQIQGLSSSAGDVSRLHSNLKQAEETIFSESARLFSALDQLDPSIHSLGYLYILEACSSGPLTKERAAALVLPISRFINACAVEQIRLAPEKFISVCKRFKDQVMLLEAPMRGVAPLLTAIRKLQTSSEHLTPLHPEFLLLCLLAKCYKTGLSVLHDDISEVDQPRDLFLYCYYGGMICIGQKRFSKALELLHNVVTAPMSTMNAIAVEAYKKYILVSLIHHGQFSTSLPKYTSSVAQRNLKNFCQPYIELANSYGTGKITELQTYVQTNKEKFESDNNLGLVEQVLASMYKRNIQRLTQTYLTLSLEDIANTVQLSSAKEAEMHVLQMIQDGEIYATINQKDGMVRFLEDPEQYKTCEMIEHIDSAIQRIMALSNKLTGMDEQISCDPLYLGKVGRERQKLEYEDYDGVPQKFNI; this is translated from the exons ATGGACTCGGTGCAAGCTCTGATAACGCAAATCCAGGGGTTATCGAGCAGCGCCGGGGACGTCTCACGGCTTCACTCTAATCTGAAGCAAGCCGAGGAGACAATTTTCTCTGAGTCGGCTAGGTTGTTCTCTGCTCTTGATCAACTTGACCCCTCCATTCACTCTCTCGGATATCTCTACATCCT AGAAGCATGCTCATCTGGTCCACTTACAAAAGAACGGGCAGCTGCATTGGTTCTGCCAATTTCCAGATTTATTAATGCTTGTGCTGTGGAGCAGATTCGTTTGGCACCCGAGAAAT TCATATCCGTTTGTAAAAGGTTTAAAGACCAAGTTATGTTGCTTGAAGCTCCGATGCGAGGTGTAGCACCCTTGCTGACAGCTATTAGAAAACTTCAGACATCCTCAGAACATTTGACTCCCTTGCATCctgaatttcttcttctttgtttgttGGCCAAATGCTACAAAACTGGTTTGTCTGTTTTACATGATGACATTTCTGAAGTTGATCAGCCAAGGGATCTTTTCCTCTATTGTTATTATGG GGGAATGATATGCATTGGACAAAAGCGTTTTAGCAAAGCATTGGAGCTTCTAcataat GTTGTAACTGCCCCAATGTCTACTATGAATGCCATAGCAGTTGAAGCATACAAAAAATACATTCTGGTTTCTCTTATTCATCACGGACAA TTCTCTACTAGTCTTCCTAAGTACACTTCTTCTGTAGCTCAGAGAAATCTAAAGAACTTCTGTCAG CCCTACATTGAATTGGCAAATAGCTATGGCACTGGAAAAATTACAGAATTACAGACTTATGTCCAGACAAACAAGGAGAAGTTTGAAAGT GACAACAATCTTGGATTGGTAGAACAAGTTTTAGCTTCCATGTACAAGCGTAACATTCAAAGATTGACTCAAACATACTTGACTCTCTCCCTCGAAGATATAGCCAACACTGTGCAGCTAAGCAGTGCAAAGGAAGCAGAAATGCATGTTCTACAAATG ATCCAAGATGGTGAGATATATGCAACAATTAATCAAAAAGATGGAATGGTTAGATTTCTCGAGGATCCTGAACAATATAAGACCTGTGAGATGATTGAACATATTGACTCGGCAATTCAAAG GATAATGGCACTTTCAAACAAGTTGACTGGTATGGATGAACAAATCTCATGTGATCCATTGTACCTTGGAAAG GTTGGTAGAGAGCGACAGAAACTAGAGTATGAAGACTATGATGGCGTTCCTCagaaatttaatatatga
- the LOC107415183 gene encoding mitochondrial pyruvate carrier 1, translating to MEILRTFWNSPVGPKTTHFWGPFCNWSIPIAGIADMKKPPELISTKMTSVLCVYSAVSMRFAWMVRPRNHFLLVCHITNETVQLYQLSRCLRASGSLEQKMKEETEVKQSD from the exons ATGGAAATCCTCAGAACTTTTTGGAACAGTCCTGTTGGTCCCAAGACAACTCATTTCTGGGGTCCTTTCTGCAACTGGAGCATTCCTATAGCT GGAATTGCAGACATGAAAAAACCCCCAGAACTTATATCTACCAAGATGACTTCAG TGCTGTGCGTTTATTCAGCTGTGTCCATGAGATTTGCATGGATGGTGCGGCCAAGAAACCACTTTCTTCTTGTATGTCATATTACCAATGAGACTGTGCAGCTCTATCAGCTTTCTCGTTGTCTAAGAGCTTCAGG GAGCTTAGAACAGAAGATGAAAGAGGAAACTGAAGTAAAACAAAGTGATTGA
- the LOC107415140 gene encoding COP9 signalosome complex subunit 3 isoform X3, whose protein sequence is MDSVQALITQIQGLSSSAGDVSRLHSNLKQAEETIFSESARLFSALDQLDPSIHSLGYLYILEACSSGPLTKERAAALVLPISRFINACAVEQIRLAPEKFISVCKRFKDQVMLLEAPMRGVAPLLTAIRKLQTSSEHLTPLHPEFLLLCLLAKCYKTGLSVLHDDISEVDQPRDLFLYCYYGGMICIGQKRFSKALELLHNVVTAPMSTMNAIAVEAYKKYILVSLIHHGQFSTSLPKYTSSVAQRNLKNFCQPYIELANSYGTGKITELQTYVQTNKEKFESDNNLGLVEQVLASMYKRNIQRLTQTYLTLSLEDIANTVQLSSAKEAEMHVLQMIQDGEIYATINQKDGMVRFLEDPEQYKTCEMIEHIDSAIQRIMALSNKLTVYRLVESDRN, encoded by the exons ATGGACTCGGTGCAAGCTCTGATAACGCAAATCCAGGGGTTATCGAGCAGCGCCGGGGACGTCTCACGGCTTCACTCTAATCTGAAGCAAGCCGAGGAGACAATTTTCTCTGAGTCGGCTAGGTTGTTCTCTGCTCTTGATCAACTTGACCCCTCCATTCACTCTCTCGGATATCTCTACATCCT AGAAGCATGCTCATCTGGTCCACTTACAAAAGAACGGGCAGCTGCATTGGTTCTGCCAATTTCCAGATTTATTAATGCTTGTGCTGTGGAGCAGATTCGTTTGGCACCCGAGAAAT TCATATCCGTTTGTAAAAGGTTTAAAGACCAAGTTATGTTGCTTGAAGCTCCGATGCGAGGTGTAGCACCCTTGCTGACAGCTATTAGAAAACTTCAGACATCCTCAGAACATTTGACTCCCTTGCATCctgaatttcttcttctttgtttgttGGCCAAATGCTACAAAACTGGTTTGTCTGTTTTACATGATGACATTTCTGAAGTTGATCAGCCAAGGGATCTTTTCCTCTATTGTTATTATGG GGGAATGATATGCATTGGACAAAAGCGTTTTAGCAAAGCATTGGAGCTTCTAcataat GTTGTAACTGCCCCAATGTCTACTATGAATGCCATAGCAGTTGAAGCATACAAAAAATACATTCTGGTTTCTCTTATTCATCACGGACAA TTCTCTACTAGTCTTCCTAAGTACACTTCTTCTGTAGCTCAGAGAAATCTAAAGAACTTCTGTCAG CCCTACATTGAATTGGCAAATAGCTATGGCACTGGAAAAATTACAGAATTACAGACTTATGTCCAGACAAACAAGGAGAAGTTTGAAAGT GACAACAATCTTGGATTGGTAGAACAAGTTTTAGCTTCCATGTACAAGCGTAACATTCAAAGATTGACTCAAACATACTTGACTCTCTCCCTCGAAGATATAGCCAACACTGTGCAGCTAAGCAGTGCAAAGGAAGCAGAAATGCATGTTCTACAAATG ATCCAAGATGGTGAGATATATGCAACAATTAATCAAAAAGATGGAATGGTTAGATTTCTCGAGGATCCTGAACAATATAAGACCTGTGAGATGATTGAACATATTGACTCGGCAATTCAAAG GATAATGGCACTTTCAAACAAGTTGACTG TGTACAGGTTGGTAGAGAGCGACAGAAACTAG
- the LOC107415115 gene encoding uncharacterized protein LOC107415115 — translation MGDYHFVYKDVEGASTQWDDLQRKFGNLPAKPPPFKPPPFAPAPDEDSLPKDKSWIDQKTEDQLEDLEDDPDLDDDRFLEEYRKKRLAELREAAKISKFGSIIPISGSDFVREVSQAPSDVWVVVVLYKEGIPECGVLMQCLEELATRYPATKFCKIISTDCIPNYPDRNVPTLLVYNNGAVKANYVGINSFGRRCTPEGVALVLCQSDPVLNDGQGGSDRSRNAVIEGVRKRFIEKVVTEHEDDDDGSSSD, via the exons ATGGGGGACTACCATTTCGTGTACAAGGACGTGGAAGGAGCTTCTACTCAGTGGGACGACCTTCAGAGAAAGTTCGGGAACCTTCCGGCCAAACCACCTCCGTTCAAGCCCCCACCTTTCGCTCCTGCTCCTGATGAAGACTCTCTTCCAAAGGACAAATCTTGGATCGACCAAAAGACTGAGGACCAGCTCGAAGACCTCGAAGACGACCCCGATCTTGATGACGATCGCTTTCTCGAAGAATACAg GAAGAAGAGATTGGCTGAATTAAGAGAAGCAGCTAAAATTTCGAAATTTGGGTCAATCATTCCTATTTCAGGATCAGATTTTGTGCGAGAGGTTTCTCAAGCTCCATCTGATGTTTGGGTGGTTGTGGTTCTTTACAAAGAAGG AATCCCGGAATGTGGTGTGCTTATGCAATGTCTGGAAGAATTGGCAACAAGATACCCAGcaacaaaattttgcaaaataatCTCGACAGATTGCATTCCCAATTACCCCGATCGTAATGTTCCTACTCTTTTAGTCTACAACAATGGAGCAGTTAAAGCAAATTATGTTGGAATCAATAGCTTTGGCAGGAGGTGCACACCTGAAG GTGTTGCATTGGTTCTTTGCCAATCAGATCCTGTACTCAATGATGGCCAGGGTGGCAGCGATCGGTCAAGAAATGCTGTGATTGAGGGAGTTCGAAAGAGGTTCATAGAGAAAGTTGTGACAGAacatgaagatgatgatgatggttctTCTAGTGATTAG
- the LOC125421845 gene encoding mitochondrial pyruvate carrier 1: protein TEILRTFWNSPVGPKTTHFWGPAFNWSITIAAIADTKKPPELISTNMTSVLCVYSAMFMRFAWMVRPTNYHLLVCHISNETVPLYQKRFVNDLVLNL from the exons ACGGAAATCCTCCGCACTTTTTGGAACAGTCCTGTTGGTCCCAAGACAACTCATTTCTGGGGTCCTGCCTTCAACTGGAGCATAACTATTGCT GCAATTGCAGACACAAAGAAACCCCCAGAACTGATATCTACCAACATGACTTCAG TGCTGTGTGTTTATTCGGCTATGTTCATGAGGTTTGCGTGGATGGTACGGCCGACAAATTACCATCTTCTTGTGTGCCACATTTCCAATGAGACTGTGCCGCTTTATCAAAAGAGATTTGTAAATGATTTGGTTCTTAATTTGTGA
- the LOC107408913 gene encoding uncharacterized protein LOC107408913, with translation MASQAAAASFNGNLKKALAGLRRINLEGLRWRVFDAKGQVLGRLASQISTVIQGKDKPTYTPNRDDGDMCIVLNAKDICVTGRKLTNKVYHWHTGYVGHLKERSLKDQMAKDPTEVIRKAVLRMLPRNKLRDDRDRKLRIFAGSEHPFGDRPVEPYVMPPRTVREIRPRARRAILRAQKKAEQQLLNDSDAKKGRKKDKEVSA, from the exons atggcAAGCCAAGCAGCTGCTGCTTCTTTCAATGGCAACTTGAAg AAAGCGCTTGCTGGCCTGAGACGTATTAATCTGGAAGGTCTGCGTTGGAGAGTATTTGATGCTAAAGGCCAG gtTCTTGGAAGACTAGCATCTCAAATATCAACTGTGATTCAAGGCAAGGACAAACCAACATACACACCAAATCGTGATGATGGTGACATGTGCATTGTACTTAATGCGAAGGATATCTGTGTCACAGGCAGAAAACTTACTAACAAGGTTTACCATTGGCATACTGG GTATGTGGGCCACCTCAAGGAAAGAAGCTTAAAGGACCAGATGGCCAAAGACCCTACAGAGGTCATTCGGAAAGCTGTACTACGCATGCTTCCCAGGAACAAATTGCGTGAC GATAGAGATAGAAAGCTGAGAATATTTGCTGGAAGTGAGCATCCCTTTGGCGATCGACCCGTTGAACCATATGTGATGCCTCCACGCACAGTTCGTGAAATACGGCCACGTGCAAGGCGAGCCATATTACGAGCTCAGAAGAAAGCTGAACAGCAACTACTCAATGATAGTGATGCAAAAAAAGGCAGGAAGAAGGATAAAGAAGTGAGTGCATGA
- the LOC107406779 gene encoding putative disease resistance protein RGA4, which produces MTESSLYSIRERCIDSFLYLTTTQDASLYGAEKEIENIGHTIQNIQAVLADAEEKQVHDVAIRSWLNELEDVVYDADELLDQVIAQNTMLNTTTTKQVQHQFGGPHEYPQVVTKVTYSDLPGEVIIGRDYEKYHTRNILFDTHVEEDVSVMAIVGTGGLGKTVLAQLVFNDALVNQHFDSTIWVHVSKDFDTRLLAQKIIESSTKKSAKHLHDEGQLHRDLQKAINGKGCSLYWMMSGLRIELKLSYDNPPARLKHCFAYCGIFPTQYEIDVETLINLWIAQGFIYPSREQSMEAAAYEYFLYLLWRSFFEVAERDEDGTVTKCKIPSLMRDVVVLVAGTRLATLKEYDEYKIDNKTTLSHLVSLSFRFVMENSNFLGIEVVPNSIGRLKHLKFLDISKNVAIKSLPNSITMLPYLMMLKLSLCFGLQALPRNIKQLVNLKHLEIDWCYSLIHMPSGLGELTQLQTLLEFVLNKGINSSSLNELRRLNNLRGELKVKNLGNGIDCQAAILEEKKHLRSLTLAWDFDVNAKTTEKQLECLKPHTNLKELALVSYMGIRVLVLDEMTELKCISSKSTNESTEVLPCLEELRLTELPNLEGWWGDIDNGDGSSSILRTTTSLPSFPRLSKLIIEDYPKLSSMPLYSNLEEMDSVG; this is translated from the exons ATGACAGAGTCTTCCCTCTATAGCATTAGGGAGAGATGCATTGAcagttttctttatttaacAACAACACAGGACGCATCGTTATACGGTGCAGAGAAAGAGATTGAAAATATTGGACACACCATTCAAAATATCCAAGCTGTACTTGCTGATGCAGAGGAGAAACAGGTCCATGACGTTGCAATCAGAAGTTGGCTCAACGAGCTTGAAGATGTTGTTTATGATGCTGATGAATTGCTCGACCAAGTCATCGCACAAAATACTATGCTTAACACTACCACGACCAAACAGGTACAG CATCAATTTGGAGGCCCGCATGAATATCCTCAAGTTGTGACTAAGGTGACGTATTCTGATCTACCTGGAGAAGTAATTATTGGGAGGGACTACGAAAAATACCACACCCgaaatattttgtttgatacccatgttgaagaagatgtgTCTGTTATGGCCATTGTAGGCACCGGAGGATTAGGAAAAACCGTGCTGGCTCAACTCGTGTTCAATGATGCGCTGGTGAACCAACATTTTGATTCGACTATTTGGGTCCATGTCTCTAAAGACTTTGACACGAGGTTGCTTGCACAGAAGATCATTGAATCTTCAACTAAAAAGAGCGCCAAACACCTCCACGATGAAGGTCAATTGCATCGTGACCTTCAAAAAGCGATAAATGGAAAAGGTTGCTCCTTGTACTGGATGATGTCAGGGTTGAGGATAGAG CTTAAGCTTAGTTATGATAATCCCCCTGCACGTTTGAAACATTGTTTTGCCTATTGTGGGATATTCCCTACACAATATGAAATCGACGTGGAAACCTTAATAAATCTTTGGATAGCACAAGGGTTTATTTATCCATCACGAGAACAAAGTATGGAAGCTGCGGCTTAtgagtattttctttatttactttGGAGATCTTTCTTTGAAGTGGCTGAAAGAGATGAGGATGGCACTGTAACCAAGTGCAAAATTCCAAGCCTCATGCGAGATGTTGTGGTACTTGTAGCAGGAACAAGGTTAGCCACATTGAAGGAATATGACGAGTACAAGATTGATAATAAAACAACTCTATCACATCTCGTTTCACTTTCGTTTAGATTCGTCATGGAAAATTCCAACTTCCTTG GGATCGAAGTAGTACCAAATTCCATTGGCAGATTGAAGCATTTAAAGTTTCTTGATATCTCTAAAAATGTAGCTATCAAGTCATTGCCTAATTCAATTACAATGCTGCCTTATTTGATGATGCTGAAACTCTCCTTGTGTTTTGGACTCCAAGCATTGCCGAGAAATATTAAGCAATTAGTCAATCTCAAACATCTTGAGATTGATTGGTGCTATAGTTTGATTCATATGCCTAGTGGCTTGGGTGAGCTAACTCAACTTCAAACATTGTTAGAATTTGTATTGAACAAGGGCATCAATTCATCCTCGCTAAATGAATTAAGAAGACTAAACAATTTGAGAGGAGAGCTGAAAGTTAAAAATTTGGGAAATGGCATAGATTGTCAGGCTGCAATATTGGAGGAGAAGAAGCATCTTAGATCCTTAACACTAGCTTGGGATTTTGATGTCAATGCCAAAACAACTGAAAAGCAATTAGAATGCCTCAAGCCACACACCAATCTTAAAGAACTGGCTCTAGTCAGCTATATGGGTATCAG GGTATTGGTACTCGATGAGATGACTGAGTTGAAGTGTATCTCCAGCAAGTCTACGAATGAATCAACAGAAGTCTTGCCATGCCTAGAAGAACTTAGGCTTACAGAATTGCCTAATCTAGAGGGCTGGTGGGGGGATATCGACAATGGAGATGGAAGTTCTTCCATCTTAAGAACAACAACATCATTGCCGTCATTTCCTCGCCTTTCTAAACTGATCATTGAGGATTATCCAAAGCTGAGCTCCATGCCACTTTACTCGAATTTGGAAGAAATGGATAGTGTTGGATAA
- the LOC107415140 gene encoding COP9 signalosome complex subunit 3 isoform X4: MDSVQALITQIQGLSSSAGDVSRLHSNLKQAEETIFSESARLFSALDQLDPSIHSLGYLYILEACSSGPLTKERAAALVLPISRFINACAVEQIRLAPEKFISVCKRFKDQVMLLEAPMRGVAPLLTAIRKLQTSSEHLTPLHPEFLLLCLLAKCYKTGLSVLHDDISEVDQPRDLFLYCYYGGMICIGQKRFSKALELLHNVVTAPMSTMNAIAVEAYKKYILVSLIHHGQFSTSLPKYTSSVAQRNLKNFCQPYIELANSYGTGKITELQTYVQTNKEKFESDNNLGLVEQVLASMYKRNIQRLTQTYLTLSLEDIANTVQLSSAKEAEMHVLQMIQDGEIYATINQKDGMVRFLEDPEQYKTCEMIEHIDSAIQRIMALSNKLTGW, translated from the exons ATGGACTCGGTGCAAGCTCTGATAACGCAAATCCAGGGGTTATCGAGCAGCGCCGGGGACGTCTCACGGCTTCACTCTAATCTGAAGCAAGCCGAGGAGACAATTTTCTCTGAGTCGGCTAGGTTGTTCTCTGCTCTTGATCAACTTGACCCCTCCATTCACTCTCTCGGATATCTCTACATCCT AGAAGCATGCTCATCTGGTCCACTTACAAAAGAACGGGCAGCTGCATTGGTTCTGCCAATTTCCAGATTTATTAATGCTTGTGCTGTGGAGCAGATTCGTTTGGCACCCGAGAAAT TCATATCCGTTTGTAAAAGGTTTAAAGACCAAGTTATGTTGCTTGAAGCTCCGATGCGAGGTGTAGCACCCTTGCTGACAGCTATTAGAAAACTTCAGACATCCTCAGAACATTTGACTCCCTTGCATCctgaatttcttcttctttgtttgttGGCCAAATGCTACAAAACTGGTTTGTCTGTTTTACATGATGACATTTCTGAAGTTGATCAGCCAAGGGATCTTTTCCTCTATTGTTATTATGG GGGAATGATATGCATTGGACAAAAGCGTTTTAGCAAAGCATTGGAGCTTCTAcataat GTTGTAACTGCCCCAATGTCTACTATGAATGCCATAGCAGTTGAAGCATACAAAAAATACATTCTGGTTTCTCTTATTCATCACGGACAA TTCTCTACTAGTCTTCCTAAGTACACTTCTTCTGTAGCTCAGAGAAATCTAAAGAACTTCTGTCAG CCCTACATTGAATTGGCAAATAGCTATGGCACTGGAAAAATTACAGAATTACAGACTTATGTCCAGACAAACAAGGAGAAGTTTGAAAGT GACAACAATCTTGGATTGGTAGAACAAGTTTTAGCTTCCATGTACAAGCGTAACATTCAAAGATTGACTCAAACATACTTGACTCTCTCCCTCGAAGATATAGCCAACACTGTGCAGCTAAGCAGTGCAAAGGAAGCAGAAATGCATGTTCTACAAATG ATCCAAGATGGTGAGATATATGCAACAATTAATCAAAAAGATGGAATGGTTAGATTTCTCGAGGATCCTGAACAATATAAGACCTGTGAGATGATTGAACATATTGACTCGGCAATTCAAAG GATAATGGCACTTTCAAACAAGTTGACTG GTTGGTAG
- the LOC132803603 gene encoding uncharacterized protein LOC132803603, translating into MADWIAVVTIGLITKSQTDSSDNHKGDKDVFAFWASFLLLHLGGPDTITAFSLEDNDLWLRHLFGLLQQLLGAAYSFFLTLPENDLWLPTILVFTSNMQRERWLYILQAWTVSGLLHCQSHTPVLTMKRPWQYTPQQGPSRIRSNGTLVDSASLFENFKGLVVGFLLSFKYGESSREFFLSRNYEVSFRLIEYELSLIYHVLHTKVAVLRSRAGLIVRLITFFFMVGAFILFQFLVDKLDLILTYGLLIGAMCLDVISGFKIIFSDWVLVALKSWKKWIPDYILERKRWSGSVSQYNMIAYCLDERCIWNYPLLADIVRGILDKIKMVRISSSENEIEDLKCLIFEELQKKSSKINNLSDAIENCLQRGDGALFGTSSYIKLKWSIIMKPAMLAPVLGTWHIVFQDTFAEAKRYFIKYSISDHLEACNRLVNVKTKFRPAAVKGIRSKSVLFDACILAQQLRHLEKDPWELVSKVWVELLAYGAINCRPNLHAQQPSRGGELLTFTWLLMNHLGLGSQFHEQEQQAGTKVVAVK; encoded by the exons ATGGCCGACTGGATTGCTGTTGTTACTATCGGACTAATCACCAAAAGCCAGACTGATTCCTCTGATAACCACAAGGGAGACAAAGACGTTTTCGCATTCTGGGCTTCCTTTCTTCTGTTGCATCTTGGTGGCCCTGATACCATTACCGCTTTTTCTCTCGAAGATAACGATTTATGGCTCCGGCATTTGTTTGGActtcttcaacagcttctgGGCGCTGCTTATAGTTTCTTTCTAACACTTCCTGAAAACGATCTATGGTTGCCAACAATTTTAGTCTTCACATCAAATATGCAGAGAGAACGGTGGCTCTATATCTTGCAAGCTTGGACCGTTTCGGGCCTACTGCATTGCCAAAGCCATACCCCGGTCCTGACTATGAAGAGGCCGTGGCAATATACTCCACAACAAGGTCCATCCAG AATCAGATCAAATGGAACTCTTGTTGATAGCGCATCTCTATTCGAGAACTTCAAGGGACTTGTTGTCGGCTTCCTTCTCAGCTTCAAATATGGAGAATCAAGCCGAGAATTCTTTCTCAGTAGAAATTATGAGGTCAGTTTTAGATTAATAGAATACGAGCTCAGCTTAATTTACCATGTTCTCCACACTAAGGTGGCTGTGCTGCGAAGCAGAGCTGGGCTCATTGTTCGGCTTATCACCTTCTTTTTCATGGTTGGTGCCTTCATATTGTTCCAGTTTCTAGTTGACAAGTTGGACCTCATTCTTACTTATGGCTTGCTCATTGGAGCCATGTGCCTTGATGTCATATCTGGATTTAAGATCATTTTCTCTGACTGGGTCCTAGTTGCCCTCAAGAGCTGGAAAAAGTGGATTCCAGATTatattttggaaagaaaaaggtGGTCTGGGTCGGTTTCTCAGTATAATATGATAGCGTATTGCCTAGATGAGCGTTGTATATGGAACTACCCGTTGCTAGCTGACATTGTTAGGGGCATTTTAGACAAGATAAAAATGGTGAGAATTTCGTCGTCAGAGAACGAAATTGAAGATCTCAAGTGCTTAATCTTTGAAGAGCTGCAAAAGAAATCATCAAAAATAAACAACTTAAGTGATGCCATAGAGAATTGTTTACAAAGAGGTGATGGAGCTCTTTTTGGGACTTCAAGCTATATCAAGCTTAAATGGAGCATCA TCATGAAGCCAGCAATGCTGGCTCCAGTTTTGGGCACTTGGCATATAGTGTTCCAGGATACTTTTGCAGAGGCTAAGAGATACTTCATCAAATACTCAATATCAGATCATTTGGAAGCCTGCAATCGGTTGGTTAATGTGAAAACAAAATTCAGGCCTGCTGCTGTGAAGGGAATTAGGAGCAAATCTGTGCTGTTTGATGCATGTATACTTGCACAGCAGCTCCGACATTTGGAGAAAGACCCGTGGGAGCTAGTGAGCAAAGTGTGGGTGGAACTACTGGCATACGGTGCAATTAATTGTAGACCAAACCTCCATGCACAGCAACCAAGTAGGGGTGGAGAACTTTTGACTTTCACTTGGCTGCTAATGAATCATTTGGGCCTGGGATCACAGTTCCACGAGCAGGAACAGCAAGCAGGAACTAAAGTAGTGGCGGTAAAGTAA